One genomic segment of Coffea arabica cultivar ET-39 chromosome 6e, Coffea Arabica ET-39 HiFi, whole genome shotgun sequence includes these proteins:
- the LOC113696007 gene encoding glucomannan 4-beta-mannosyltransferase 1: MRNSVFLEPEPEVNLYDDTGRSLSQAWDRIRVPIIVPILRFALYVCIAMSVMLFIERVYMAIVIGCVKCLGRKRYTKYNLDAIKEDLEQNRNYPMVLVQIPMFNEKEVYKLSIGAACGLSWPSDRLIVQVLDDSTNEVLRALVELECQRWIEKGVNVKYETRNNRNGYKAGALRDGLKKPYVEDCEFVVIFDADFQPEEDFLWRTVPYLLENPELALVQARWKFVNANECLMTRLQEMSLDYHFSVEQEVGSSTCSFFGFNGTAGVWRIQAVSDAGGWKDRTTVEDMDLAVRASLKGWKFIFVGDLSVKNELPSTFKAYRFQQHRWSCGPANLFRKMFKEILLCERVSIWKKFHVIYAFFFVRKIVAHWVTFFFYCIVIPATILVPEVHLPKPIAVYLPATITLLNAASTPRSLHLLVFWILFENVMSLHRSKAAIIGLLEASRVNEWIVTEKLGNALKQKYSIPKVSKRPRSRIAERIHFLELIMGMYMLHCAFYNMIFANDHFFIYLLLQAGAFFIIGLGYIGTIVPT, from the exons ATGAGAAACTCAGTTTTTCTAGAGCCCGAGCCAGAGGTAAATTTATATGATGATACTGGCAGAAGTCTCAGCCAAGCATGGGACCGTATACGAGTTCCTATAATTGTGCCGATTCTGCGGTTTGCTTTATATGTATGCATAGCAATGTCTGTTATGCTTTTCATTGAACGGGTGTACATGGCGATTGTGATTGGATGTGTCAAGTGCTTGGGAAGGAAACGATATACCAAGTATAATCTTGATGCCATAAAAGAAGACCTAGAGCAAAACAGAAACTATCCTATGGTGCTGGTCCAAATACCCATGTTTAACGAAAAAGAG GTCTATAAACTCTCAATTGGAGCTGCATGTGGGCTTTCATGGCCATCAGATAGACTAATAGTTCAGGTTCTTGATGACTCCACGAATGAAGTCCTGCGG GCATTGGTGGAGTTGGAGTGTCAAAGATGGATAGAGAAAGGGGTGAATGTGAAGTATGAAACAAGGAACAACAGGAATGGTTATAAAGCAGGTGCACTTCGGGATGGTCTAAAAAAGCCATATGTTGAAGATTGTGAGTTTGTCGTCATTTTTGATGCAGACTTCCAGCCTGAGGAGGACTTTCTGTGGAGAACAGTGCCTTATCTTCTTGAAAACCCAGAGCTGGCTTTGGTTCAAGCCCGATGGAAATTTG TAAATGCAAATGAATGTTTAATGACGCGGCTTCAGGAGATGTCACTAGACTATCACTTCAGTGTGGAGCAAGAAGTAGGCTCGTCAACATGTTCATTCTTTGGGTTTAATG GAACTGCCGGTGTATGGAGGATCCAAGCAGTAAGTGATGCTGGTGGATGGAAAGATAGGACCACGGTTGAGGATATGGACCTTGCAGTAAGGGCTAGCCTTAAGGGTTGGAAATTCATCTTTGTGGGAGATTTATCT GTCAAAAATGAACTTCCAAGCACTTTCAAGGCTTATAGATTTCAGCAGCATCGATGGTCGTGTGGCCCAGCCAATCTCTTCAGAAAAATGTTCAAAGAAATTCTCCTTTGTGAG CGTGTGTCCATCTGGAAGAAATTCCATGTCATCTATGCCTTCTTCTTTGTGAGGAAGATAGTTGCACACTGGGTTACTTTTTTCTTCTACTGCATCGTGATCCCAGCAACTATCTTAGTTCCTGAAGTGCATCTTCCAAAGCCAATAGCAGTTTATCTGCCAGCAACCATTACACTTCTTAATGCAGCTAGCACTCCAAG GTCCTTGCATCTACTCGTGTTCTGGATACTGTTTGAGAATGTCATGTCCCTCCATCGATCCAAAGCAGCAATTATAGGACTTTTAGAAGCCAGCCGAGTTAACGAGTGGATTGTGACGGAAAAGCTTGGAAACGCATTGAAGCAAAAGTACAGCATCCCCAAAGTATCTAAGAGACCAAGATCACGAATTGCAGAAAG GATCCACTTTTTGGAGCTGATAATGGGAATGTATATGCTGCACTGTGCTTTCTACAACATGATCTTTGCAAACGATCATTTCTTCATATACCTGTTACTTCAAGCAGGGGCTTTCTTCATAATAGGGCTTGGTTACATTGGAACAATTGTCCCTACTTAA